The segment TCTACCACCCAGCGCCTGGGCAGTAGCACAAAGCCCTTCTTGGCTTCTTGAAGTTTCACCACTTCCAGCCTGATGCCCTCTGTTTGGGCAGCTTCGGCGGGCTGCTCTCCTGTGTAACCTTGATCCACATAGGCCAACTCCACCTTCTCTCCGGTGACCTCCTGAAGCTTTTGCGCCAGTTCTCCAACCTGCGCCCGCTCCTGCTCATTGGCCGCTGTAATCTTCAAAGCCAGCAGATGGCCCAGAGTATCCACGGCGATATGCACCTTGGAGCCTTTCTTGCGCTTGTAACCATCGTACCCAGCGCGTGCCCCGCTTTCAGGCGTAGACTGCATCGTGCGACCATCCAAGATCACAGCGCTGGGCTGGGCGTTCTTGTCAGAGAGCATTCGTAAAAGCATGCGCAGATCATGCGCCATGGCCTCCGAGCACCCAGCCTTGATCCAGCGCTGCCATTGCTGGTAAACAATGGCCCAAGGCGGCAAGTCATGGGGCAGCATTCTCCAAGGGCAACCAGCCCGGACGACATAACGAACGGCATTGAACACATCGCGCAAGGAGTGCTCCCGTTGCGGAGCCTCTTGCGTCATGAGTTCAAGGTAAGGGCGGCAGAACTGCCACTCTTCATCGCTGACATCGGTGGGATACGGAGGCTTGGGTTTCACTGTTTTGGATGCCATCCCAAGCTTATGCCTACTCTTTCACCCATTGTACAGCCCCTTTTCAAAGTTCATAACACGCTCTAGGACTCTGAAGCCCACACCCTAGCAAAAGCGGCTTTGCTCGTAACTCCATTCCTCTTAGCTTGCACTTGACCCAGAGCTTGGTGTCGTCTGGATTGGCTGCTTTGAAAATGCCTGCTACTAAGCCCGCTGTTCTTTTTTCTTACCCGCGTATTCAGGTGGTGGAGAGTTTTGAGGAACTTGTCACCACCCGCTTTGAAAACGGGGTTAATGCTTTGTGTTGGCAACGAGAGTTAGCGGGGGACTATGCAGAGATTGTAGCGCATTTGAAGGGATCTCTGGGCCACGGCATCACGACTTTGGATGAGGAAATGCTGATGGAGCTCAGCCTTTCTGCCGCAGGGCAACAAGCGCGAGAGATTTTGCTGGCGGACCAGCGACTCCTCCAGAATTACGAATTGTCTCCTGTGCTGGATTTCATCCAGGGGTATGATCATGACCGGGAGGGAGTGACGCTACCCACGCATGTGCAGTCTTTCCATGCAGATAGCGCCACAGTCGAGGCGGATACTTACCTTTGTACTTATTACGGGGCTTCGTCGGAAGGCTTGCCCAATGAGCAGGCGATCCGGCATGTGGACATCCCGAAGACACGCGCGGCTCTACTACGTGATTATGGCGGTGAGGAGGATGCCGGGTTTATCGACTATCTCAGTGATCATTTTTATGATCTGCATTATGCTCCGTTGCCGGGGGCTCAGATTTACGATTTTGGTGTGGGGGCGCTTTGGCGTATCGCCATTCAGCACCCTACCGGTGTTGTGCCTCCATGTATCCACCGGGCTCCAGTGACGATCCCGGGTGAACCGAGGCTGCTGTTGATCAGTTGATGGCGATGCTAAGCCGTTGAAACAAACGTTTGTTTGAGAGGCAAACGTGAGTTCGCTATGGTCTCAGTTGTAGGGAGTCCCCGGTTAGGGGGGAGTGATCTTTTGAGCTTCGCGAAGCTGCCTGGAAACGACGGTAGGGGCATTTTTCGCCTTTCCCTCCAGCAGGTGTGAGGCTGACCTCACAGAGCTGCTTTGACCTGCGGCAAAGTGTGATTCATTCTGCCGTCCATGGATCTAGACGTTATTCTTGCGATTAACCAGGCTCCCGCTGAGCCAAGGTGTGTGTGAAAGGGCTAGAGGCGGCGAGGTTGTATTGACGGATGGCGATGGCCCAGAAAGGAGCGAGCTCATGATCACTGGCGGACCACAGGCGATAGTGCAAATCCGTGACCGTCTCCGTGTCGTGGATCATCGCTTTAATCTCCTGGGGGTTCAGGGATTGAGGACCTTCCTTGATCAGGCGGGCAGCGATTTGATTCAGATAGGACTTGGAAACATGGATATTTTTCCGGCGGCGGAGGAGACTCACGTGGAGGCCGTTCACATAGGGGTCGAGGCACACCTGGAGCAGGCCGTGATGCTTCTCCAGTTCTGGTGGTAGGTGGATGCGACCTTTGATTTCAACCAGGTTTTCATTCATGATGGCCAGCACACTCGGGGGATCAGTCTCCTCGGGAGTGATGAATAGGCCGAGTCGCTCTCCAGAGGAGCGACCGGAGACGAGAATAGCCACGGGGATGGCCAAGAAAAGAGCCGCTAGGATGGGGCTGATCCAGATCAAGAAACTGTGGGAAACCAACCAACCGATCACGCCCCAGATCAAGCCGACGAGAGTGATGGGCCAAAAGGTGAAAAAGACCTCTGCCCAGTCCACTCCACCATCCACTTTGCGCCGTTGAGTCACCCAGCGCACGCCTTTACCCAGCACGGTGTAAACGACGAACTGAGAGTGGAAGATCATGAGCACCGGGGCCATGAGCGTAAAGACCACGGTATCCGCCAGACTGCTGAAGAAGGTGAGCAAGCGCATCTTCAGCGGGCGGAAAACGCGACCTGTGAGCACTTCATCCAAGAGGATGGTGACCTTTGGCAGGAAGATCAATGCGATGGTCAGACCTAGCAGAAGTTGCTCCGCCAGGATGGACTGGTCATTGTCATGAGGCAGCCGTGTAGCGGCCAGGAATGTGGAAAAGACCAAGAAAAGAAACCACAGCAGACTGCTGGCATAGCTGAGAATGCCATGGAAGAAATTCAGGCGGCTCATGGGGTGCCAACCTTTGGCAAACAGCAGCCAGAAGTGCTGCATGTTTCCCTGACACCAGCGGCGGTCGCGCTTCAGCATGTCCACGAGGGTCGGAGGACCTTCCTCATAGCTGCCGCGATTGGTATTCAGTAGGCGGACAGCGTAGCCAGCCTTGCGCATGAGCGCGGCCTCCACGAAGTCATGGCTGAGGATGTGGCCGCCAAAGGGCTCCTTACCTGGCAGCGGTGGCAGGGCGCAGTTTTTAATGAAGGGTTCCAGGCGGATGATGGCGTTGTGCCCCCAGAAATTAGCTTCACCACACTGCCAGTAGTCCAGGCCGGCCATGAAGGGAGGCCCGTAGAGAACTTGGGCAAACTGCATCACACGGCCCAGCATGGTCTCGGCACCGATCTGCTTGGGAAAGGTCTGCAGGATACCGATGCCTGGATTCTTCTCCATGATGCGCACCATGCTGGTGAGTAGGCCCCCAGACATGAGGCTGTCCGCATCCAGCACCACCATGTAACGGTAGCGCTTGCCCCAACGGCGGCAGAAGTCACTGACA is part of the Prosthecobacter debontii genome and harbors:
- the mdoH gene encoding glucans biosynthesis glucosyltransferase MdoH, which translates into the protein MSMVGASTANLNLTAGMPPPRLARTRRATFFSFVGLGTIVGVWLMYVYLSEHGMRWSEWALLAVFVPLYYQLNVGFWTALFGVWLMNRPKPDPLDLWRTLKPEDLEEDITASTAIIMPVFNEDVTRVFEGLRAIYLSLEQTGQSKNYDFFILSDSNQTSQWIEEETAWLELCRQLNAFGRIFYRKRRKPINRKSGNVSDFCRRWGKRYRYMVVLDADSLMSGGLLTSMVRIMEKNPGIGILQTFPKQIGAETMLGRVMQFAQVLYGPPFMAGLDYWQCGEANFWGHNAIIRLEPFIKNCALPPLPGKEPFGGHILSHDFVEAALMRKAGYAVRLLNTNRGSYEEGPPTLVDMLKRDRRWCQGNMQHFWLLFAKGWHPMSRLNFFHGILSYASSLLWFLFLVFSTFLAATRLPHDNDQSILAEQLLLGLTIALIFLPKVTILLDEVLTGRVFRPLKMRLLTFFSSLADTVVFTLMAPVLMIFHSQFVVYTVLGKGVRWVTQRRKVDGGVDWAEVFFTFWPITLVGLIWGVIGWLVSHSFLIWISPILAALFLAIPVAILVSGRSSGERLGLFITPEETDPPSVLAIMNENLVEIKGRIHLPPELEKHHGLLQVCLDPYVNGLHVSLLRRRKNIHVSKSYLNQIAARLIKEGPQSLNPQEIKAMIHDTETVTDLHYRLWSASDHELAPFWAIAIRQYNLAASSPFTHTLAQREPG
- a CDS encoding IS5 family transposase, which encodes MASKTVKPKPPYPTDVSDEEWQFCRPYLELMTQEAPQREHSLRDVFNAVRYVVRAGCPWRMLPHDLPPWAIVYQQWQRWIKAGCSEAMAHDLRMLLRMLSDKNAQPSAVILDGRTMQSTPESGARAGYDGYKRKKGSKVHIAVDTLGHLLALKITAANEQERAQVGELAQKLQEVTGEKVELAYVDQGYTGEQPAEAAQTEGIRLEVVKLQEAKKGFVLLPRRWVV